A single Endozoicomonas sp. NE40 DNA region contains:
- the mlaE gene encoding lipid asymmetry maintenance ABC transporter permease subunit MlaE → MSPGLFDRLQQLGRFGLDHVQSVGRSGVFLLLAIFSRSGFGHRFSLLIQQLYSVGFMSLIIITVSGLFIGMVLALQGYNILIRYGSEDAVGQMVALSLLRELGPVVTALLFAGRAGSALTAEIGLMKTTEQLSSLEMIGVDPLKRIIAPRFWAGVISMPLLATIFNLVGILGAAMVGVDWLGIYEGSFWSSMQQSVSFTADIGNGLVKSLVFGLVVTWIAVFQGYDAIPTSEGVSRATTRTVVYSSLAVLGLDFILTAVMFGEL, encoded by the coding sequence ATGAGTCCAGGTTTGTTCGACCGGCTGCAACAGCTGGGTCGGTTTGGTTTGGATCATGTCCAGTCTGTAGGGCGATCCGGTGTTTTTTTGCTGCTGGCTATATTTTCCCGCTCCGGGTTTGGTCACCGCTTTTCATTACTGATTCAGCAGCTCTACAGCGTTGGCTTTATGTCCCTGATTATTATCACGGTGTCCGGGCTGTTTATTGGCATGGTACTGGCTTTGCAGGGCTACAACATACTGATTCGCTATGGTTCTGAAGACGCTGTCGGTCAGATGGTTGCACTGAGCCTGCTCAGGGAGCTGGGACCCGTGGTGACGGCATTGCTGTTTGCCGGACGGGCAGGCTCTGCCCTTACTGCTGAAATTGGTTTGATGAAAACCACTGAGCAGTTGTCCAGTCTTGAGATGATTGGCGTTGACCCACTGAAACGCATCATTGCCCCCAGATTCTGGGCTGGTGTGATTTCCATGCCCCTGCTGGCCACTATTTTTAACCTGGTGGGCATTCTGGGAGCCGCCATGGTCGGGGTCGACTGGCTGGGTATTTATGAAGGTTCCTTCTGGTCCAGTATGCAGCAGTCTGTAAGCTTTACAGCGGATATTGGTAACGGACTGGTGAAAAGCCTGGTGTTTGGGCTGGTGGTGACCTGGATTGCTGTGTTCCAGGGGTATGATGCCATTCCCACATCAGAGGGCGTGAGTCGTGCAACAACAAGAACTGTCGTGTATTCGTCGCTGGCTGTTTTAGGGCTTGATTTTATTTTGACCGCCGTAATGTTTGGAGAACTGTAA
- a CDS encoding ATP-binding cassette domain-containing protein, producing MAVATDNFIEIRGLTFFRGGRCIFNNIDITIPRGKVVGIMGPSGTGKTTLLRLIGRQLRPDSGRIIVDGQDVNRLSRDELFQLRRKMGMLFQSGALFTDLSVFENVAFPLRIHTELTDSMIRDIVFMKLQAVGLRGAWSLMPAELSGGMNRRVALARAIALDPEMVMYDEPFVGQDPIAMGVLVELIRKLNQALKITSVVVSHDLHETASIADYLYVLADGDVIGQGAPDEMMLSKDPRVSQFMNGYADGPVPFHYPAMDYKEALLRECK from the coding sequence ATGGCTGTGGCTACTGATAACTTTATTGAAATTCGCGGGCTCACGTTCTTTCGCGGTGGCCGGTGTATTTTTAACAACATTGATATCACCATCCCAAGGGGAAAGGTCGTTGGGATCATGGGACCGTCCGGAACCGGCAAGACGACACTGCTCCGGCTGATTGGTCGTCAGCTGCGCCCTGACTCCGGACGAATTATTGTCGACGGGCAGGACGTTAACCGACTGTCCCGTGATGAACTGTTCCAGCTGCGTCGTAAAATGGGCATGCTGTTCCAGAGTGGTGCTCTGTTTACCGATCTTTCTGTGTTTGAAAATGTGGCATTTCCTCTTCGCATTCATACCGAACTGACGGACTCCATGATTCGGGACATTGTATTCATGAAGTTACAGGCGGTGGGTTTGCGGGGTGCCTGGTCGCTGATGCCGGCAGAATTGTCCGGTGGTATGAATCGCCGGGTGGCTCTTGCCCGGGCTATCGCCCTTGATCCGGAAATGGTCATGTACGACGAACCCTTTGTCGGGCAGGACCCAATTGCCATGGGGGTTCTGGTTGAGTTGATCCGTAAACTCAATCAGGCGCTGAAAATTACCAGTGTGGTGGTCTCCCATGACCTGCATGAAACAGCCAGTATAGCTGACTACCTTTATGTGCTGGCTGATGGGGACGTGATTGGTCAGGGAGCACCGGATGAAATGATGCTTTCCAAAGACCCCCGTGTCAGTCAGTTTATGAATGGCTATGCCGATGGCCCGGTTCCCTTCCATTATCCTGCCATGGATTACAAAGAAGCTCTGCTCAGGGAGTGCAAATGA